A genomic segment from Perca flavescens isolate YP-PL-M2 chromosome 13, PFLA_1.0, whole genome shotgun sequence encodes:
- the dhx33 gene encoding ATP-dependent RNA helicase DHX33, whose translation MPNDPDPPPAKRFKPGSVFFRQHKTKPGMLLPRKGHVTTPIDVQRKQLPIYQAKPQLLNQLRQLHNAILIGETGSGKTTQIPQYLYEAGIGRAGIIAITQPRRVAAISLAGRVAEEKRTPLGKLVGYTVRFEDVTSSETKLKFMTDGMLLREAIGDPLLLRYTVVVLDEAHERTVHTDVLFGVVKTAQRRRRELNKIPLKVIVMSATMDVDLFSEYFNKSPVLYLEGRQHPIQIYYTKQPQSDYLQAALVSIFQIHQEAPPSHDILVFMTGQEEIEALARTCRDIAKHLPDGCGPMVVIPLYASLPPTQQLRVFQPAPKGSRKVILSTNIAETSVTISGIKFVIDTGMVKAKRFNPDSGLEVLAVQRVSKAQAWQRAGRAGREDSGSCYRLYTEPEFDNLIPMTVPEIQRCNLAGVMLQLMALGIPDVMNFDFMSKPSPEAVRSALEHLELLGAVDRKEGQVFLTALGKKMASFPLEPRYAKTILLSPDYSCSEEILSIVSLLSVDTVLFNPPARRDEVLAARKKFSSSEGDHMTLLNIYRAFKKVSGNKEWCRENFVNSRNMGLVKEVQAQLKDICLKLNLKLESCGADTGNVRRCLAHGMFVNAAELQPDGSYLALDTHQPVAIHPSSVLFQGKPAYVVFNELLHTSRCYMRDLCLVDADWLLDAAPKYFGRKLHPTKS comes from the exons ATGCCCAACGACCCCGACCCTCCTCCGGCTAAACGTTTCAAGCCGGGGTCTGTTTTCTTCCGTCAACATAAGACTAAACCTGGAATGCTGCTGCCTAGAAAGGGACATGTAACCACTCCGATAGACGTCCAGAGGAAACAGCTTCCAATCTACCAGGCCAAACCTCAGCTACTTAACCAACTGAGACAGCTCCACAATGCTATCCTGatag GGGAGACTGGCTCTGGGAAGACCACTCAGATCCCCCAGTATCTGTATGAGGCCGGCATAGGACGAGCAGGCATCATCGCCATCACTCAGCCCCGGCGAGTTGCTGCTATCTCGCTGGCAGGAAGAGTGGCAGAGGAGAAGAGGACTCCGCTTGGCAAGCTG GTGGGTTACACAGTGCGCTTTGAGGATGTCACCTCCTCTGAGACGAAGCTGAAGTTCATGACAGATGGCATGCTTCTGCGCGAGGCCATCGGAGACCCCTTGCTGCTGCGCTACACTGTGGTGGTCCTGGACGAAGCTCACGAGCGCACCGTGCACACTGATGTGCTGTTTGGCGTGGTTAAGACTGCCCAACGCAGGCGCAGAGAACTTAATAAGATTCCCCTGAAG GTCATAGTGATGTCAGCCACGATGGATGTGGATTTGTTCTCTGAGTACTTTAACAAGTCACCTGTACTGTACCTGGAGGGCAGGCAGCATCCCATTCAGATCTACTACACCAAGCAGCCCCAGTCAGACTACCTGCAGGCTGCGCTTGTCTCCATCTTCCAGATCCATCAG GAGGCCCCTCCGTCCCATGATATCTTAGTCTTCATGACGGGTCAGGAGGAGATCGAGGCTCTGGCGAGGACATGCCGGGACATCGCCAAGCATCTGCCCGACGGCTGCGGTCCCATGGTAGTAATCCCCTTGTACGCGTCGCTGCCCCCAACACAGCAGCTCAGGGTCTTCCAGCCAGCGCCCAAG GGAAGTAGGAAGGTCATCCTCTCAACCAACATTGCCGAGACGTCGGTTACAATCTCTGGGATCAAATTCGTCATAGACACGGGGATGGTGAAGGCCAAACGTTTCAATCCTG ACAGCGGGCTGGAGGTGCTGGCAGTGCAGCGGGTTTCTAAAGCCCAGGCGTGGCAGCGAGCAGGTCGGGCTGGCAGGGAGGACTCGGGCTCCTGCTATCGCCTCTACACAGAGCCGGAGTTCGACAACCTCATCCCTATGACTGTGCCTGAGATCCAGAG GTGTAACCTAGCCGGTGTGATGCTGCAGCTCATGGCCCTGGGGATTCCAGATGTGATGAATTTTGATTTCATGTCCAAGCCTTCTCCAG AGGCCGTTCGCTCGGCTCTGGAGCATTTGGAGCTGCTGGGCGCTGTAGATAGGAAGGAGGGGCAGGTTTTCCTCACTGCTCTGGGAAAGAAGATGGCCAGCTTCCCTCTGGAGCCTAGATATgccaag ACCATCCTGTTGTCCCCCGACTACTCCTGTTCTGAGGAGATTTTGAGCATTGTGTCTCTGCTGTCAGTGGACACCGTGCTGTTTAACCCCCCTGCCCGGCGGGACGAGGTGCTCGCTGCACGCAAGAAGTTCTCCTCCAGCGAAGGAGACCACATGACGCTGCTCAACATTTACAGAGCGTTCAAGAAAGTCAGCGGTAATAAG GAGTGGTGTcgggaaaactttgtcaacagcAGGAACATGGGTCTGGTGAAAGAGGTCCAGGCGCAACTCAAAGATATCTGCCTTAAG CTGAATTTGAAGCTGGAGTCATGCGGGGCGGACACAGGGAACGTTCGCCGCTGCCTCGCTCACGGGATGTTCGTCAACGCTGCGGAGCTGCAGCCCGACGGCAGCTACTTAGCTCTGGACACCCACCAGCCCGTGGCCATCCACCCCTCCTCCGTCCTGTTCCAGGGAAAGCCAGCATATGTGGTGTTCAACGAGCTGCTGCACACCTCCCGCTGCTACATGAGAGACCTGTGTTTGGTGGATGCCGACTGGCTGCTGGATGCAGCGCCAAAGTACTTTGGCCGCAAACTCCACCCGACCAAGAGCTAA
- the c1qbp gene encoding complement component 1 Q subcomponent-binding protein, mitochondrial, translating into MLKSVVRAVGAAVRLSSATTSTARALPLSCPTLRSPSSATTRPFTRSLWMLNNNGASSGYRPKLFSSKMLNPSVSCGCGGLHTEGDKAFGDFLSDEIKEERKIQKSKVLPKMSGGWELEMTGTEAKLTRNVAGEKITVTFNVNNSIPPNFEEEAEQGQQKSAEEEADIVSTPNFVVEVTKQGAKHSLVFDCHFPEDEMSHGEGEEESDIFAIREVSFQPEGDLEWKETSYTLNTDSLDWALYDHLMDFLADRGIDNTFADELTELSTAVEHQEYIKFLEDLQGFIKCN; encoded by the exons ATGCTAAAGTCAGTTGTCCGTGCGGTGGGAGCCGCTGTTCGCCTTTCTTCAGCCACCACGTCCACAGCCAGAGCTCTGCCACTCAGCTGCCCGACACTGCGCTCTCCAAGTTCGGCAACAACTCGGCCCTTCACCCGGTCTCTCTGGATGCTGAATAACAACGGAGCCTCGTCAGGATACAGGCCAAAACTGTTCAGTTCAAAAATGTTGAATCCCTCGGTATCGTGTGGATGTGGAGGACTGCACACAGAAG GTGACAAAGCATTTGGCGATTTCCTGTCTGATGAAatcaaagaggagaggaagatcCAGAAAAGCAAAGTCCTTCCTAAGATGTCTGGAGGATGGGAACTGGAGATGACCGGCACCGAGGCCAAACTCACGAGGAACGTTGCTGGAGAAAA aatcaCGGTCACATTCAATGTCAATAACAGCATTCCTCCTAACTTTGAGGAAGAGGCAGAACAGGGACAGCAGAAGTCAGCGGAAGAAGAG GCAGACATTGTGTCAACACCCAACTTTGTTGTTGAAGTAACAAAACAGGGTGCAAAACATTCCTTGGTGTTTGACTGCCATTTTCCTGAAGACGAG ATGAGTCATGGggaaggagaagaggaaagCGACATCTTTGCCATTCGTGAGGTCAGTTTCCAACCTGAGGGAGACTTGGAGTGGAAAGAGACCAGCTATACACTCAACACAGACTCTCTGGACTGG GCTCTGTATGACCACCTGATGGACTTCCTGGCTGACCGAGGGATTGACAACACCTTTGCCGATGAACTGACTGAGCTGAGCACCGCCGTCGAGCATCAAGAGTACATCAAGTTCCTGGAAGACCTCCAAGGTTTCATCAAATGTAACTAA